The following are from one region of the Salvia splendens isolate huo1 chromosome 2, SspV2, whole genome shotgun sequence genome:
- the LOC121763269 gene encoding protein DEHYDRATION-INDUCED 19 homolog 4-like, whose product MDSDSWPRISTYSRRYLSRPDVYSGEEFEGEEEQKSEFLCPFCSEDFDVVGLCCHIDEEHAVEATNGVCPICVKRVGTDLVRHLTVQHASLLKVQRRRRLRKGASNFPLSIFKRELRDGGSLHSLLGGSSIPVSSSHIEPDPLLTSFIYNPPDADESSSVLPLSSVEECTMVDNPAVDPSDRMAQKCPMSDEDVREKSRRCEFVRGVVMSTFLDDL is encoded by the exons ATGGACTCCGATTCGTGGCCTCGGATTTCAACCTACTCTCGGCGTTATCTATCTCGACCAG ATGTATATAgtggagaagagtttgaaggtgaagaagagCAGAAGTCTGAGTTTCTCTGCCCGTTTTGCAGCGAGGATTTTGATGTGGTTGGGCTTTGTTGTCATATCGATGAAGAGCACGCCGTAGAAGCTACGAATGGG GTTTGTCCCATTTGCGTGAAAAGGGTCGGAACAGATCTGGTCCGCCATCTCACTGTGCAGCACGCGAGTCTACTAAAG GTGCAGCGTAGGAGAAGACTGAGGAAAGGTGCATCTAATTTCCCACTTTCCATCTTCAAACGGGAGTTGAGGGATGGAGGAAGCCTACACTCCCTTCTCGGTGGGTCTTCAATTCCGGTTTCTTCCTCACACATAGAACCCGACCCACTGTTAACCTCTTTCATATACAATCCACCCGATGCTGATGAGTCCTCAAGTGTCCTGCCTCTCTCATCAGTCGAGGAGTGCACAATGGTCGATAACCCTGCAGTGGACCCCAGTGACAg GATGGCGCAAAAGTGCCCGATGTCAGATGAAGATGTGAGGGAGAAGAGTCGAAGGTGCGAATTCGTGAGGGGTGTTGTGATGTCTACTTTTCTTGATGATTTATGA
- the LOC121776961 gene encoding uncharacterized protein LOC121776961, with amino-acid sequence MLLEQLPTSSSFFSSSADSGDRRTSPQAQIENPSPSSPTLPQTSAALPPKVDEEAIRRLDRILWSMPSDTDIPTVYATIKARLGISLSRDRATTSTPQNPPQNPPSSSQTPTLRHTPTPTLGFPLVQYSGDDSDEEGAQPAATLVPETEAVPAHLHVEGTTTPNTPTPPSGGRSNSPTLLGPTQSIEVVNIDDDSMEDLLPPPNEILPQREAEWNFITHAEDESVPDKEEEPLRRRTRRMEINRLIEEVEATGRSRWRGPA; translated from the coding sequence ATGTTGCTTGAACAACTCCCAACTTCATCCTCATTTTTCAGTTCCAGCGCCGACAGTGGTGACCGAAGGACCTCACCCCAGGCCCAAATTGAAAACCCTAGCCCATCATCCCCGACTCTACCACAAACAAGCGCCGCTCTGCCTCCTAAGGTGGACGAAGAAGCTATCAGGCGCCTAGATAGAATCCTTTGGAGTATGCCCTCCGATACGGATATTCCGACCGTTTACGCTACCATTAAAGCCCGACTGGGGATTTCCCTATCAAGGGACCGAGCCACGACTTCCACACCCCAAAATCCTCCCCAAAACCCTCCATCTTCTTCCCAAACACCGACCCTCCGTCACACCCCTACGCCTACACTCGGGTTTCCACTAGTACAGTATAGTGGAGATGATTCTGATGAAGAAGGGGCGCAGCCGGCCGCCACTCTAGTCCCTGAAACAGAAGCCGTGCCGGCACATCTGCATGTAGAGGGTACGACTACTCCCAACACTCCGACACCACCAAGTGGCGGACGCTCCAACTCCCCTACTCTCCTAGGACCGACACAATCGATCGAGGTTGTAAATATTGACGACGATTCTATGGAGGACCTTCTGCCTCCTCCCAACGAAATACTTCCACAAAGGGAGGCGGAATGGAACTTCATTACACATGCAGAAGATGAATCAGTTCCAGATAAGGAGGAGGAGCCGTTGCGCCGTCGGACGCGCAGAATGGAGATCAACCGGTTGATAGAGGAGGTGGAGGCCACGGGGAGGAGCAGGTGGAGAGGCCCCGCGTAG